A genome region from Clostridium sp. JN-9 includes the following:
- a CDS encoding transposase, which yields MENKKCTDINILSYFASLRHDSERKCPYCGCTHTVLYGKYNDKQRYICKSCRRTFNDFTNTPIARTHFPEKWESFIRCTIEGLSLKAAAMEIGVSYVTLFYWRHKLLSALKMVKQNKMQGKFELENFFLKFSRKGQKSIEHNEKRVHDQSISYINISNNKVCVITALDSHKNIYSRAVGTGRMNAMDMENYIGKILNKNKQATSRPKSFFAMFFRRKKIREINKYLDNSSEAVKYRRDCMEWMYRFRGVATKYLNNYLSLFKFLKSSNFNNISFAINIFIEAISKINIENTYINMRNAEISFN from the coding sequence ATGGAGAATAAAAAATGTACTGATATAAATATATTATCTTATTTTGCTTCATTAAGACATGATTCTGAAAGAAAATGCCCATACTGTGGCTGCACCCATACAGTGCTATACGGAAAATACAATGATAAACAAAGATATATATGCAAAAGCTGTAGAAGAACATTTAATGACTTTACAAACACGCCAATTGCAAGGACTCACTTCCCTGAAAAATGGGAATCATTCATTAGGTGTACCATTGAGGGCTTATCCCTTAAGGCGGCAGCCATGGAAATTGGTGTTTCTTATGTAACACTATTTTACTGGAGGCACAAGCTGCTCTCTGCATTAAAAATGGTTAAACAAAATAAAATGCAGGGAAAGTTTGAACTTGAGAATTTCTTCTTAAAATTCTCCCGGAAGGGACAGAAAAGCATTGAACATAATGAAAAAAGAGTTCATGATCAAAGCATAAGTTACATTAATATCAGCAATAATAAAGTCTGCGTTATTACAGCATTGGATTCACATAAAAATATTTATTCCAGAGCAGTTGGCACAGGACGTATGAATGCAATGGATATGGAAAATTATATTGGAAAAATATTAAATAAAAATAAGCAGGCAACCTCAAGACCGAAAAGCTTTTTTGCCATGTTCTTTAGGAGAAAGAAAATAAGAGAGATCAATAAATATCTTGATAATAGCTCTGAAGCAGTAAAATATAGACGTGACTGTATGGAATGGATGTACCGTTTTAGAGGAGTAGCAACGAAATATTTAAATAATTATTTAAGCTTATTCAAATTTTTAAAAAGTTCTAATTTTAATAACATTTCATTTGCAATAAATATATTTATAGAAGCAATAAGTAAAATTAATATTGAAAATACATATATAAATATGAGAAATGCTGAAATCAGTTTTAATTGA
- the purD gene encoding phosphoribosylamine--glycine ligase translates to MKILIIGSGGREHAMAWKAAQNPQVSKIYIAPGNGLTAIESKCENINLCSNDDLLDFAQSEKIDLTIVGPEVPLMDGIVDKFHENGLKIFGPDKKAAMLEGSKSFAKAFMKKHNVRTAEYEEFNDFSKATEYIKHCRYPLVIKADGLAAGKGVVICENEGQASSALKDFMINDIFKGSGKKVIIEEFLQGVEASILSITDGNTIIPFISAKDHKQIFHGNKGPNTGGMGALAPNPYCNESVMEDFKQNILEPTLKGLKAEKLGFCGIIFFGLMITTKGVYLLEYNIRLGDPETQAVLPLMESDFIDLINCAMDKNLKDYKIKWKNKTSICVVAASKGYPGSFEKGFEVTGITEDITVFGAGIKLDKGKLLTNGGRVLCTQAFGDNAESAGQNAYKALKQINFSNIYYRNDIGKIK, encoded by the coding sequence ATGAAAATATTAATTATAGGATCCGGCGGAAGAGAACATGCCATGGCATGGAAGGCTGCACAAAATCCACAGGTTTCAAAAATTTATATAGCTCCTGGTAATGGGTTAACAGCCATAGAATCAAAATGTGAAAATATAAATTTATGCTCAAATGATGATTTACTAGATTTTGCACAAAGTGAGAAAATTGATTTAACCATTGTTGGACCAGAGGTTCCTCTCATGGATGGGATTGTGGATAAATTCCATGAAAATGGGCTTAAAATATTTGGACCTGATAAAAAAGCTGCTATGCTGGAGGGAAGTAAATCATTTGCAAAAGCTTTTATGAAAAAGCATAATGTAAGAACAGCTGAATATGAAGAATTTAATGATTTCTCTAAGGCAACGGAATATATTAAGCATTGCAGATATCCCTTAGTGATAAAAGCAGATGGCCTTGCAGCTGGAAAAGGTGTGGTAATCTGCGAAAATGAAGGCCAGGCATCATCTGCATTGAAGGATTTTATGATAAATGATATTTTTAAAGGCAGTGGTAAAAAAGTTATTATAGAGGAATTCCTTCAGGGAGTGGAAGCATCTATTTTATCCATTACAGATGGAAATACAATAATACCATTTATATCTGCTAAGGATCATAAGCAGATTTTTCATGGAAATAAGGGCCCTAATACTGGTGGAATGGGAGCGCTGGCACCAAATCCATATTGTAATGAAAGTGTAATGGAAGATTTTAAGCAAAATATTCTTGAGCCCACATTAAAGGGACTAAAAGCCGAAAAATTAGGCTTCTGCGGAATAATATTTTTTGGATTAATGATAACAACAAAGGGAGTATATCTTCTTGAGTACAATATAAGACTGGGAGATCCAGAGACTCAGGCTGTATTACCTTTGATGGAAAGTGATTTTATAGATTTAATAAATTGTGCAATGGATAAGAATTTAAAGGACTATAAAATAAAGTGGAAAAATAAAACTTCCATCTGTGTAGTAGCAGCATCAAAAGGATATCCAGGAAGCTTTGAAAAGGGATTTGAAGTTACTGGCATTACTGAAGATATAACTGTGTTTGGTGCAGGCATTAAACTTGACAAGGGAAAACTTCTTACAAATGGGGGAAGAGTATTGTGCACTCAAGCCTTTGGGGACAATGCTGAATCAGCAGGACAAAATGCATACAAAGCTTTAAAACAAATTAATTTCAGTAATATATATTATAGAAATGATATAGGCAAAATAAAGTAA
- the purH gene encoding bifunctional phosphoribosylaminoimidazolecarboxamide formyltransferase/IMP cyclohydrolase — translation MIKRALISVFNKTGVLELAGYLQKRDVEIISTGGTYKYLKENGIKVTEVSEVTGFDEILDGRVKTLHPIIHAGILAVRDNKDHMETLNKKGIKPIDMVVVNLYPFFDKVQENLTFKEKVEFIDIGGPTMIRAAAKNFQDVVVLTDVNDYTPVMNEIEQHGEVQYATKRKLAGKVFNLMAAYDAAISNFMLEDKYPEYLALSYKKSMNLRYGENPHQSAAYYVSTTEEGAMKDFQQLNGKELSYNNIKDMDIAWKVVWEFEETVCCALKHNSPCGAAAADTVFEAYTKTYSCDPVSIFGGIVAFNKTVDEKTAEEMVKIFLEIVIAPDFTEEALKVLKTKKNLRVIKCSVKPKSSMELAKVHGGILMQSSDDKLIEAMNVVTDKSPSAAQLKDLLFGMKIVKYTKSNAIVVVKDGMAKGIGAGQVNRIWAATQALDRAGDGVVMASDAFFPFGDVVEEAAKYGIKAIIQPGGSIRDNESIEKCNENNISMVFTGIRHFKH, via the coding sequence ATGATAAAGAGAGCTTTAATAAGTGTTTTTAATAAAACCGGCGTATTGGAGCTGGCAGGTTATTTGCAAAAAAGAGATGTAGAGATTATATCCACAGGTGGTACATATAAATATTTAAAAGAAAATGGTATTAAAGTAACTGAAGTTTCAGAAGTAACTGGCTTTGATGAAATACTTGACGGCAGAGTGAAAACACTTCATCCAATAATACATGCGGGGATTTTAGCTGTCAGGGATAATAAAGATCATATGGAAACCTTAAATAAAAAGGGAATAAAGCCTATAGATATGGTAGTTGTTAACTTATATCCATTCTTTGATAAGGTACAAGAAAATTTAACATTTAAAGAAAAGGTAGAATTTATTGATATTGGCGGGCCAACCATGATAAGGGCAGCTGCAAAGAATTTTCAGGATGTAGTTGTGCTTACTGATGTAAATGATTATACACCTGTAATGAATGAAATTGAACAGCATGGTGAGGTTCAATATGCAACAAAAAGAAAGCTGGCAGGTAAGGTATTTAATCTAATGGCAGCTTATGATGCTGCTATAAGTAATTTTATGTTAGAGGATAAATATCCTGAGTACCTTGCCCTTTCATATAAGAAATCCATGAATTTAAGATATGGTGAAAATCCTCATCAAAGTGCAGCTTACTATGTATCAACTACTGAAGAAGGTGCTATGAAAGATTTTCAGCAGTTAAATGGAAAAGAGCTGTCCTATAATAATATAAAGGATATGGACATAGCATGGAAGGTAGTATGGGAATTTGAAGAAACAGTATGCTGTGCACTTAAGCATAATTCACCCTGCGGTGCAGCTGCAGCAGACACAGTTTTTGAAGCATATACAAAGACTTACAGCTGTGACCCTGTTTCAATATTTGGAGGAATAGTTGCCTTTAATAAAACAGTAGATGAAAAAACAGCAGAAGAAATGGTTAAGATATTCTTAGAAATTGTAATAGCTCCTGATTTTACAGAAGAAGCATTGAAAGTTTTAAAAACAAAGAAAAATTTAAGAGTTATAAAATGTTCAGTAAAACCAAAAAGTTCAATGGAACTGGCAAAGGTTCATGGAGGAATACTTATGCAAAGTTCTGATGATAAACTAATTGAAGCCATGAATGTTGTTACAGATAAATCGCCAAGTGCAGCACAGTTAAAAGATTTGTTATTTGGAATGAAAATAGTTAAATATACCAAATCAAATGCTATTGTGGTTGTTAAAGATGGAATGGCTAAGGGAATAGGAGCAGGACAGGTTAATAGAATCTGGGCTGCAACACAGGCTTTAGACAGAGCTGGTGACGGAGTGGTTATGGCATCAGATGCATTCTTCCCATTTGGAGATGTAGTTGAAGAAGCTGCCAAATATGGAATCAAAGCTATTATACAGCCAGGAGGATCTATAAGAGACAATGAATCCATAGAAAAATGTAATGAAAATAATATTTCAATGGTGTTTACTGGAATAAGACATTTCAAACACTAA
- the purN gene encoding phosphoribosylglycinamide formyltransferase: MFKIAVLVSGGGTNLQAIIDSINSGYLNCKIEAVISDKDGICAIDRAKKNNIPVYIFDKKIYQDNISQEICNLLDNKVDLIVLAGWLSILKGSLIEKFKNKIINIHPSLIPSFCGEGMYGIKVHEKAIEYGVKFSGCTVHFVNEETDRGPIILQKVVPVLNYDTAKILQKRVLLEEHHALPEAIKLISENRVTVEGRKVIISME, translated from the coding sequence ATGTTTAAGATAGCTGTACTTGTTTCAGGTGGAGGTACAAATCTTCAAGCCATAATAGACAGCATAAACAGTGGTTATTTAAACTGTAAAATAGAAGCTGTTATAAGTGACAAGGATGGAATTTGTGCCATAGACAGAGCTAAAAAAAATAACATTCCAGTGTATATTTTTGATAAAAAAATTTACCAGGACAATATTTCCCAGGAAATATGCAATTTGTTGGATAATAAAGTGGATTTAATTGTGCTTGCAGGATGGTTATCCATACTAAAGGGTAGTTTAATAGAAAAATTTAAAAACAAGATTATAAATATACATCCTTCTTTAATCCCAAGCTTTTGCGGAGAAGGCATGTATGGCATAAAGGTCCATGAAAAAGCTATAGAATATGGAGTTAAGTTTTCTGGCTGTACAGTACATTTTGTTAATGAGGAAACGGACAGAGGACCCATAATACTGCAAAAAGTGGTGCCAGTATTAAATTATGACACTGCTAAAATATTGCAGAAAAGAGTGCTTTTAGAAGAACATCATGCTCTGCCTGAGGCAATAAAATTAATTTCAGAAAACAGAGTTACTGTTGAAGGCAGAAAAGTAATAATATCCATGGAATAA
- the purM gene encoding phosphoribosylformylglycinamidine cyclo-ligase produces MPTYKDSGVNIEEGYKTVKSIKKYTERTYIKGVLNSIGSFAGMFELGKYNNPVLVTGTDGVGTKLDIAFKMKKYDTVGIDCVAMCVNDILCHGAKPLLFLDYLACGRLDSAVASDLVKGVSEGCMQAECALIGGETAEMPGFYPEGEYDIAGFAVGVVEKDKIIDGSEINHGDVLIGISSSGPHSNGYSLIRKLIPDINIDFKGNKIGEVLLTPTRIYVKTILSLIEKFKIKGMAHITGGGFYENIPRMFKDEFTAVINKNSFEVPEIFKYLQSLGVDEEHMFNTYNMGIGMVLCVDKEICEAVMEELKKMGEKAFKIGFVEKGSKEVKLVD; encoded by the coding sequence ATGCCTACTTATAAGGATAGTGGAGTAAATATTGAAGAAGGATATAAAACAGTAAAATCCATAAAAAAGTATACTGAAAGGACTTATATAAAAGGTGTTTTGAACAGTATAGGCAGTTTTGCAGGAATGTTTGAACTTGGAAAATACAATAATCCTGTACTGGTAACGGGAACTGACGGAGTTGGAACTAAGCTTGACATAGCTTTTAAAATGAAAAAATATGATACAGTTGGCATAGACTGCGTTGCTATGTGTGTTAATGATATTTTATGTCATGGTGCAAAGCCTCTGCTTTTTTTAGACTACTTAGCTTGCGGCAGGCTGGATTCAGCTGTAGCTTCTGATTTAGTTAAGGGAGTATCAGAAGGATGCATGCAGGCAGAATGTGCTCTTATTGGAGGAGAAACTGCAGAAATGCCTGGCTTCTATCCAGAAGGAGAATATGACATTGCAGGTTTTGCTGTTGGAGTAGTGGAAAAGGATAAAATTATAGATGGATCAGAAATAAATCATGGAGATGTGTTAATAGGAATTTCATCCAGCGGACCTCATAGTAATGGCTATTCTTTAATAAGAAAGCTGATACCAGATATAAATATAGATTTTAAAGGAAATAAAATAGGAGAAGTTTTGCTTACACCTACAAGAATATATGTTAAGACAATTTTAAGCCTTATAGAAAAGTTTAAAATTAAGGGAATGGCTCATATCACCGGAGGAGGATTTTACGAAAATATTCCAAGAATGTTTAAAGATGAATTTACAGCAGTTATAAATAAAAACAGCTTTGAAGTTCCTGAAATATTTAAATATTTACAAAGCCTGGGTGTAGATGAGGAGCATATGTTTAATACATACAATATGGGAATAGGAATGGTATTGTGTGTAGACAAAGAAATATGTGAAGCTGTAATGGAAGAGCTTAAAAAAATGGGAGAAAAAGCATTTAAAATAGGTTTTGTTGAAAAAGGCAGTAAAGAAGTAAAATTAGTGGACTAA